A portion of the Pagrus major chromosome 8, Pma_NU_1.0 genome contains these proteins:
- the tigara gene encoding probable fructose-2,6-bisphosphatase TIGAR A, with amino-acid sequence MRYHSVVSFQRMKALTFGLTLVRHGETRYNKEGLLQGQAIDCPLSEIGLQQAEAAGCYLKDVMFSRVFVSDMMRAQQTAETIMKHNSSCSGLQMVCDPLLKEISFGTAEGGRLQDVKEMAKAAGQSFPGFTPPGGETQEQVKERVKEFLEKMLQQIGAEHDRWEDETSVSAPPEMSPIEGKADDGVRDVPIHALVVTHGAYMCVAVRYFVEELHCSLPPGSDRAHMFSLSPNTGLCRFILTMREEHDRFKLSGIRCVFIHRGNHVKQ; translated from the exons ATGCGATATCACTCCGTCGTTTCCTTCCAGAGGATGAAAGCGCTAACATTTGGGCTAACCCTCGTTCGACA TGGAGAAACACGTTACAATAAAGAAGGCTTGCTACAAG GCCAGGCTATAGATTGTCCCTTGTCTGAGATCGGGCTGCAGCAGGCCGAGGCTGCAGGCTGTTACCTGAAAGATGTCATGTTCAGCAGAGTGTTTGTCAGTGATATGATGCGGGCCCAGCAG ACTGCTGAAACaataatgaaacacaacagcagctgttCTGGTCTACAGATGGTGTGTGACCCTTTACTCAAAGAGATA AGCTTTgggacagcagagggaggacGGTTGCAGGATGTGAAAGAGATGGCCAAGGCAGCCGGTCAGTCGTTTCCAGGCTTCACCCCTCCAGGAGGGGAGACTCaggaacag GTGAAGGAGCGGGTCAAAGAGTTTTTGGAGAAAATGCTCCAGCAGATTGGGGCCGAACATGACAGATGGGAGGATGAAACCTCCGTATCTGCGCCACCAGAAATGTCTCCTATCGAGGGAAAGGCAGACGACGGTGTCAGGGACGTCCCCATCCATGCTTTGGTTGTCACCCACGGGGCCTACATGTGCGTGGCAGTGCGTTACTTTGTGGAGGAGTTACACTGCTCCTTGCCTCCAGGTTCTGACCGGGCACATATGTTCTCTTTAAGTCCTAACACAGGTCTGTGTCGGTTTATACTCACCATGAGAGAAGAGCACGACAGGTTCAAATTGTCAGGGATAAGATGTGTGTTCATACACAGGGGGAACCATGTTAAACAGTAG